One Rosa chinensis cultivar Old Blush chromosome 5, RchiOBHm-V2, whole genome shotgun sequence genomic region harbors:
- the LOC112203358 gene encoding G-type lectin S-receptor-like serine/threonine-protein kinase At1g11330, whose amino-acid sequence MVLSILCYLLRRRKSLLSGKCPQKIENDLPDLEQSDKSLDAEGLPNEGKMGHNDLSAYTYASVLAATNNFSDENKLGEGGFGPVYRGKSATGRDLAVKRLSRCSGQGSLEFKNELMLISELQHTNLVQLLGFCIHGEERMLIYEYMPNKSLDFFLFDSTRGMLLDWNKRFSIIEGIAQGLLYLHKYSRVRVIHRDLKASNILLDENMIPRISDFGVARIFMHDEPEANTNRVVGTHGYMSPEYAMEGIFSTKSDVYSFGVLMLEIISGRKSSSFNDNDHVLNIVGYAWELWKQGLGLQLMDPTLCSSYIEDQLLRCFHVGLLCVEEKAVDRPTMSDVISMLTNEGMSLPAPTKPAFCAGRKVLGDGKDGNRSESVNDISHYEFEGL is encoded by the exons ATGGTGCTTTCCATCTTGTGTTATCtcctaagaagaagaaaatccctCCTTTCAG GGAAATGCCCGCAAAAGATTGAGAATGACTTGCCAGATTTGGAGCAATCTGATAAATCGCTTGATGCTGAGGGGCTTCCTAATGAAGGAAAGATGGGACATAATGATTTAAGTGCATATACTTATGCATCCGTCTTGGCTGCTACAAACAACTTTTCTGATGAAAACAAACTTGGAGAGGGGGGATTTGGACCTGTTTATAGG GGGAAGTCGGCGACAGGAAGAGACCTAGCTGTGAAGAGACTTTCTAGATGTTCAGGGCAAGGATCATTAGAGTTTAAGAATGAATTGATGCTAATATCTGAACTCCAACATACGAACCTTGTTCAACTTCTGGGATTTTGCATTCATGGGGAAGAGAGGATGTTGATATATGAGTATATGCCAAACAAAAGCTTGGACTTCTTCTTATTCG ATTCAACCAGAGGGATGCTATTAGATTGGAATAAGCGTTTCAGTATAATAGAAGGAATAGCTCAAGGATTGCTTTATTTGCACAAATACTCCAGAGTGAGGGTAATTCATAGAGATCTAAAAGCTAGTAACATACTACTTGATGAAAACATGATTCCCAGAATATCTGACTTTGGTGTGGCAAGGATTTTCATGCATGATGAACCAGAAGCAAACACTAATAGGGTTGTTGGTACACA TGGTTACATGTCTCCTGAGTATGCCATGGAAGGAATTTTCTCGACAAAATCTGATGTCTACAGTTTTGGTGTGCTAATGCTTGAAATCATAAGTGGAAGGAAAAGCAGTAGTTTCAACGATAATGATCACGTGTTGAATATAGTAGGATAT GCATGGGAGTTGTGGAAACAAGGTCTTGGGTTACAATTAATGGATCCAACACTGTGCAGCTCATATATTGAAGATCAACTGTTGAGATGCTTCCATGTTGGTCTGCTTTGCGTGGAAGAAAAGGCAGTTGATCGGCCCACCATGTCTGATGTCATATCTATGCTAACAAATGAAGGCATGTCACTACCTGCACCTACAAAACCAGCATTTTGTGCGGGAAGAAAAGTCCTTGGGGATGGTAAAGATGGAAATCGATCAGAATCAGTAAATGATATATCGCATTATGAATTTGAGGGACTTTAA